The DNA window CTGATGATAATTACAGGGTTTCCTTCTTTTAAGAGAGGATATAAGAAGAACTCAATGGTTAATGCAATCAAAGGAGTGTTCATCTCCTGGTTCGTTTCTCAATGCTCTATAATCGTGTAAAAGTTCAATTTGGAGGTGTTATGATTAACTcagtttgtctttgtttttgCAGTGATATACCGATGGCACAGTTGATAGTGAACATAAACAATTCGATGCCTTCGTCTCAGAGATTCATAATTCATGTACTTGATAGTACTCACTTGTTTGTGCAGCCACATGTTGAGCAGATGATTCGCAGTGCCATTGCTAAGTTCAGAAATCAAAACTCTTACGAGAAGCCTACTTAAAACCACATAACCTTCacgctttttttttattttcagattaGAACAAACACgtattataattattaagatgGTAAGAGTTTGGCAAGATTAGACTGTTCATATGCTTATACTGAATATTGACAAGTTATATACTCTCTGTACCAGGTTTAGAATCAGTCTGTTATGTTTGATTAGTTGGATTCTCAAAATGATGATGTTGGTGTTGTGTGAAACTCATTGTCACCAGCGAAAGGTTTGAGGCGGTTTctctgtgttttcttttttttggatgaCGAGACGGTTTCTCTGTGTTGGTTTCTGAATCAAAGTTTGGTTATTGTTCATATTGCATGTTTGGTTAATGCGTTTGATTCAATTTATAgtgtcaaataaaaaaaacaatttaatactATATGGTTTATATGGAGTGTTCTGTTgaataaaaaaagaactaaGTGGATTCGGTAACACAAAAGTTCTTatatacaattaatattttgtgaTTCTGTGAAATAGTGCTTGGTTTGTGCAACCTTCAATCTTTCTTTTGTTGAAAATCTAGACTATATTATGAGCATTTTTCTACATCTTTATTAAATCTAGATATTATTTCGGCTCCAACCTACTGAGTTCTTCTACTTACTTAAAACCGTGAAATTTGGTAATAAAAAGATGcatatgttttcaaatattaGTTTCTAGAggaaagtataaatctttatgaATGATAAAACAACGACTACAAGTCGTTTTTGGTGACggaaaaaatgataaaaaattagatatttacaatagaaaaaaagttttgaaaaaaattgctGAGATATATTTAATT is part of the Raphanus sativus cultivar WK10039 unplaced genomic scaffold, ASM80110v3 Scaffold3095, whole genome shotgun sequence genome and encodes:
- the LOC130506307 gene encoding general transcription and DNA repair factor IIH subunit TFB5-like; the encoded protein is MVNAIKGVFISCDIPMAQLIVNINNSMPSSQRFIIHVLDSTHLFVQPHVEQMIRSAIAKFRNQNSYEKPT